Proteins from a genomic interval of Medicago truncatula cultivar Jemalong A17 chromosome 3, MtrunA17r5.0-ANR, whole genome shotgun sequence:
- the LOC112420033 gene encoding uncharacterized protein gives MVATEQENNDLREEVSSLKEGMEKITAMMMDMMAAQAQASQAKAVQTVRADVEVSQPAGSPVTQPISTATIGTTQPLVNQFSSGDMTNMYNSGFRPAGSLGFYIPPQYHMPPGYPWGMPLTNNEGVRHNAPEMQFPFGQQQTPFYQSGQPFPQATMTYAGPLVHAAHQEEDQVYHSNSVAGDDRVGNLEEKFEAVHKELKTIRGKEMFSQNVNDLYLVPDVVIPHKFKMPIFEKYTGDTCPEMHLVTYVRKMIAHKNNEPLLIHCFQDSLTGPAHTWYMNLKGITTFEELANAFIQQYKYNSYLAPNRKELQSMTQGDKEYAQRFVQKSAQIRPPLDEREVSDLFYETLSPFYSEKMLGCASQKFTDMVDMGVRIEDWVRKGRVSKDGASSGGSSNGNRKFGNGYSKKNAQEVGMVAHGGSQPVYPSYPYVANIPPPTPAPQNPNYQLQRPQTPHPYYPPLYQPQPYQPQPFYQQPYYTPPPQPQQPRPRAQQQQPRPQRNQFPPIPMTYEALLPSLLARGLVQTLPPPRVQNPLPPWFRADRNCAFHQGAPGHDIEHCYPFKEAVQKLIHNKDLSFTDPNPVAPNNPLPPHGPTVNMVEDYQEGGLVTRSQDIKTPLVPLHVKMCEAAMFSHNHNSCEVCSVDPRGCVQVQNDVQGLMDRGDLVVTREDKSICVVIPVFKDSAKSIDGVTPVFKDNSKPVVTPLVICVPRPKPFFSQNVMPYNYEPTSIENGKEISLSPSTSVSNIAENSQILRSGRILPAVVQAKKKAPVIESVPVPDPSKGKSVVQPSGTDNDEILKLIKKTDYKIVDQLLQTPSKISIMSPLTSSDAHRDALMKVLNQAYVDHDVTLGQFGSIVGNVTACNNLSFSDEDLQVEGKNHNMSLHISVMCTTDSLSNVLIDTGSSLNVMAKTTFDKLTYSDGFIRPSCLKFVSRGKLVTVSGESALLVSHLSSFSFIGGESSDGTSFQGLSVESGTTRGETCMVSLKDAQRVIQEGKAEGWGKLVQLPENKHKEGLGFSGNKQMMFDPTRGTFHSAGFINAPPETNAILEDQSEEVAPDFVTPGGNCCNWIVVDIPSAIPLSK, from the exons atggtAGCTACTGAGCAAGAGAACAATGACCTTAGGGAAGAAGTTAGTAGCCTCAAGGaaggtatggaaaagataactGCAATGATGATGGACATGATGGCCGCACAGGCACAAGCCTCTCAAGCAAAAGCTGTTCAGACTGTTCGGGCAGATGTTGAAGTCTCTCAGCCTGCTGGTTCTCCGGTGACCCAGCCAATTTCTACTGCAACTATTGGTACTACACAGCCTTTGGTGAATCAGTTTTCCTCTGGTGATATGACAAACATGTATAATTCAGGGTTTCGTCCTGCTGGCTCTCTTGGTTTTTATATCCCTCCTCAGTATCATATGCCGCCAGGCTATCCGTGGGGCATGCCACTCACAAATAATGAAGGTGTTCGTCATAATGCACCGGAAATGCAGTTCCCTTTTGGTCAGCAACAAACACCGTTTTATCAGTCCGGCCAGCCTTTTCCTCAGGCCACTATGACCTATGCTGGACCCCTTGTTCATGCTGCTCATCAAGAAGAAGATCAAGTTTATCACTCCAATAGTGTGGCGGGTGATGATAGGGTGGGAAACTTGGAAGAAAAGTTTGAGGCGGTGCATAAAGAGTTAAAGACTATCCGCGGTAAAGAAATGTTCAGTCAGAATGTGAATGACCTCTACTTGGTTCCAGACGTGGTGATACCTCATAAGTTTAAAATGCCAATCTTTGAAAAGTACACAGGGGATACTTGCCCTGAGATGCACTTAGTCACATATGTCAGGAAGATGATAGCTCACAAGAATAATGAGCCTCTTCTTATTCACTGTTTCCAGGACAGTTTGACTGGTCCCGCACATACGTGGTACATGAATTTGAAGGGCATCACTACATTTGAGGAGTTGGCCAATGCTTTCATCCAACAGTACAAATATAACTCTTATCTGGCACCTAACCGGAAAGAACTTCAATCTATGACTCAGGGTGATAAGGAATACGCTCAGCGCTTCGTTCAGAAATCTGCTCAAATCCGTCCGCCTCTGGATGAAAGGGAAGTGTCTGATCTATTCTATGAGACTCTGAGCCCTTTCTACTCAGAGAAGATGCTTGGTTGTGCTTCACAAAAGTTTACCGATATGGTAGATATGGGTGTGCGCATTGAAGATTGGGTCCGTAAGGGACGTGTGAGTAAGGATGGTGCTTCTTCAGGTGGTTCATCTAATGGTAATAGGAAGTTCGGAAATGGGTACTCAAAGAAGAACGCTCAAGAGGTTGGCATGGTGGCCCATGGCGGATCCCAGCCTGTTTACCCCAGCTACCCCTATGTTGCTAACATTCCACCACCTACCCCAGCTCCACAAAACCCAAACTATCAACTACAAAGGCCTCAAACACCCCACCCATATTATCCACCACTATATCAACCACAACCTTATCAGCCACAACCGTTTTATCAGCAACCATACTATACCCCACCACCACAGCCACAACAGCCTCGCCCTCgagctcaacaacaacaacctcgcCCTCAAAGAAACCAATTTCCCCCTATTCCCATGACATATGAAGCCTTGTTACCTTCGTTGCTTGCCAGAGGTCTTGTTCAGACCCTACCACCTCCTCGTGTGCAGAACCCTTTACCCCCATGGTTCCGTGCTGATAGAAAttgtgccttccatcaaggggcaccggGACATGACATTGAACATTGTTACCCCTTTAAAGAAGCAGTTCAAAAGTTGATTCATAACAAAGATTTATCCTTTACTGACCCTAACCCTGTTGCTCCAAACAATCCTCTGCCACCCCATGGGCCTACTGTTAACATGGTTGAAGATTATCAAGAAGGGGGTCTTGTCACTCGCTCTCAGGATATCAAAACTCCGTTGGTTCCATTACATGTGAAAATGTGTGAGGCAGCTATGTTTAGCCACAATCATAATAGTTGTGAGGTATGTTCTGTGGACCCCCGCGGCTGCGTGCAGGTTCAAAATGATGTGCAAGGGCTAATGGATCGAGGAGACCTGGTTGTCACAAGGGAGGACAAGAGCATTTGTGTTGTAATCCCTGTGTTCAAGGATAGTGCGAAGTCAATTGACGGTGTTACTCCGGTGTTCAAGGACAATTCCAAGCCAGTCGTCACTCCTCTTGTGATTTGTGTACCAAGACCCAAGCCGTTTTTCTCTCAAAACGTCATGCCGTATAACTATGAACCTACAAGCATAGAGAATGGTAAAGAGATATCCTTGAGTCCCTCAACTTCTGTGAGTAACATTGCGGAGAATAGTCAAATTCTGAGAAGTGGACGTATTCTTCCGGCTGTTGTGCAAGCAAAGAAGAAAGCTCCGGTGATAGAGTCCGTGCCGGTACCGGATCCTAGCAAGGGTAAGAGTGTGGTTCAACCTAGTGGAACTGATAATGATGAGATTTTGAAGCTGATCAAGAAAACTGATTATAAGATAGTGGATCAGTTATTGCAGACTCCATCAAAGATTTCTATTATGTCACCATTGACAAGCTCTGATGCTCATAGGGATGCCTTAATGAAAGTGTTGAATCAAGCCTACGTAGACCATGATGTGACTTTGGGTCAATTTGGGAGCATTGTTGGAAATGTGACGGCATGCAACAATCTgagtttcagtgatgaagaccTCCAAGTGGAGGGGAAAAATCATAATATGTCCTTGCATATCTCTGTTATGTGCACAACAGATTCTTTGTCCAATGTCTTGATAGACACCGGTTCTTCCCTCAATGTGATGGCGAAGACAACCTTTGATAAATTGACATATTCAGATGGATTTATTAGGCCTAGTTGC CTAAAGTTTGTGAGtcgtggaaagcttgttacagtGAGTGGGGAATCAGCTCTTTTGGTTAGCCATTTGTCGTCTTTTTCCTTCATTGGTGGTGAAAGTTCGGATGGAACATCATTCCAGGGGCTTTCAGTTGAAAGTGGTACTACAAGAGGTGAAACATGCATGGTATCTCtaaaggatgctcagagagtaATTCAAGAAGGAAAAGCGGAAGGTTGGGGGAAGTTAGTACAGTTGCCCGAGAACAAGCACAAAGAAGGTCTGGGTTTCTCCGGCAATAAGCAAATGATGTTCGACCCAACTAGGGGTACCTTTCACAGTGCCGGATTCATTAATGCGCCACCTGAGACTAATGCAATCTTGGAAGATCAATCAGAAGAGGTGGCACCTGACTTTGTGACTCCTGGTGGAAACTGCTGCAATTGGATTGTTGTTGACATCCCTTCTGCGATACCTCTTTCTAAGTAA